The DNA window ATACTTATTCCTGTGGCCGACTGTACCTCCTGCCGATCACAGACCGCTCCACTCGCTGGCCAGAGGCGACACCTATGGAGGAGGTATTAACAGCATCCtgtgcagaagccctcctctccagttggatcagccgcttcggggTGCCAAACAGcatcactacggacaggggctcagcattcctgtcagaactctgggtctccctggcacgcctgatgggtacgaCACGTCACAGCATGACGGCTTACAACCCCGCAGCAAATGGCGTGGTAGAGAGGGCACACCGCTCACTGAAGGCAGCTCTAATGGCACGTTGCACCGATGAAAAATGGAGGGCCcaactcccctgggtcctgctgggtcacTGCACCGCACTGAGGGCAGATGGCGAGACATCCCTCACAAAAAAGTCTACGGAGAAACACTAGCTGTTCCAGGGGAATTCTTCCCGCTGTCATCCGACGGCACAGACACCCACCttccgaggttgagggaactagcacagaagttcgcgccctgccataagaccttcacagACAGAACCAACACCTACAGCCTGGCCAGCCTGGATTCCTGCACCTATGTCTTCGTCAGGATAGATGCCCGTCGACCACCCTTGACCAGTCCCTATAGGGGCCCTTACCGAGTCATCGACAGGACCCCCAAGGCGTATCTCATCGACGTCCACGGTCAGGAGGATTGGGTTTCCATCGACAGGCTAAAACCAGCATTCCTTTTGGACAGTGAAATCCGGGAGGAGGCAGGCAGGCATCTCGGAGCCTCTGCgttcctatgtcgtccctgtcctctgcgacgagttcccccgggactaccagagtctccctgtagactttttccgctgaggaggggtcgccgttggctctgggggcggttctcaatccgaggaggacccagggcagctggtacttccagttttcagaggagcaacgagccatgagggatgccttcagagaCCTGAGGAACCTTTCCATCATTCCGTTGGCTGctgggttgtaggcggtggtgctgtggtagGTGGTCCCCATagacgtgccagggcggtccacagctcggacaggaaagcaggtCCCATGTCTGTCGTTATGGGCGTAACTTCGGGCCACCTGGTAGAGTGGCTGacaactgtcagaaggtatctggctcctcctgatagggggaagaggtcctactacgtcgacgtggatgtgcccaaagcgtctctttggctggggggaATTAGCCCACTCCCGATTCGGTGTGCTGTCCCAGTTTGCTTGTCTGACATTGGATAtactgtcttgcccaggccgtcgcgtcttTCTggatgccgtgccagacgaacttctccatcagcagtctggctgttgtccttctggaggggtgggataggccgtggatgatgttgaaaaccagccgacgtctggaggcgggtaccagggggcgggggcaTCCGGTACTGACattgctcagtaatgttgatcctcctgagccgaagggcacgtccttccacttcagcgacgtgacggcCGTACGGTAGGCTtaggtctcagggtcagcagcttgttcataggcgaggtcctcgtaatcgatcccgagctgtacggaatcgatctcgatcctcgagagggcgtcggctGCCAGGTTCTTCCTtccagggaggtatttgatggtgcaggtgaactccgcaatggctgcgaggtgccgctgctgcctagagcaCCATGTGTCCCCCAGCTTCATGAAGgtgtggaccagtggctggtggttggtccaaattgtgaagggcgtcccctccaggaggaacctgAAGTGCTGCACCGCCTGGTATGCTGTGAGTTCTTGGTCAAAGGTGCTGTAGTAGGACTCGgtggggtttagcctcctactgaaggaggcaatgggctgaggggtccctctgatgacctgttccaggactgctccgcaggcgacgttgctggtgtccattgtcagctggaggggagggctggggtcctggtgggacaaagatgttgctttggcgagggaggCCTTTGTCAGAaagaaagccttctgctggttggggccccacactaaggtctttggacatcccttcaggacctccgtcaggggggccatggtgtgagcaatccccgggatgaatcttgtgtgttagttgaccatcccgagaaattcttgtacagccctgatGGAGATAGgtgtggggaacttctcgacggcttcgaccttcgacgacatCGGGCGGATGCCTTCCAGGGATATCTCGTggtccaggaactccaccttctcgacgccgaaggtgcatttgtcaaacttGACGACAAGGCCACTTTCCTGcgggcgctgcaggaccttccagatgtgtcgcaggtgttcctcccgggatctggaaaagattaggatatcatcaacgtagcagatgcagaagtccaggtcccttaggatgctgtccatcaatctctggaaggtcgcgcctgcgttcctcaggccgcaggtggagaaggcgaagacgcaGGACTTGAAGGGCGTgacgatggtggttttggggatgtcctccggtgctactgggacctgaaaataagattttagtaggtccattttggagaatatcctggccctgtggaaagagtccatcaggtcttgcatgttcggcagggggtagtggtccggttctgttgccaggttcagccgcctgtagtcgctgcagggcctccaggtgccatctgctttctgcaccaaGTGAAGAGGGGAAGCTCACGGGCTGGGAGCCtatttgcatatgcccatcctttccatctctgcgaaggcctttttggcctcctgaaggtgctgcaGGAGAAGCTGTCAGAACTTCGCGTGCATCGGGGGTGCCCTTCATCTTGATAtggtggtatatcccgtgtttggcaggagtcccgggcatctggcggagctcgggtttaaagacctccaggaactccttcaggagggaaccatgcTGGTGGGGCATGATGGAAAAGATGTCGGGCTCCttggggcctggcgacaagggcaaggactggcaggactgggtgtccagcaggcgtttgtggCTAATGTTGACTGCtagactgaagtgggcgaggaaatccgcccccaggagtggagCCCTGATGTCcacgatgatgaactcccagctgtacctctggccaagggtggagatcgacaggaggttggtgccataggagaggatggcgGACCCGTTTACGGCTGTCAGGCAGGTAGTCGGGTCTGGCGGTCGTCtgtggtcctctcctgaaggtggaaacactgaATGCATGGCTCCAGCGTCCGCCAatatcatcctgctggagatcgCGTTGCGGATGTAGAACCCTAATGGTAAGGGGCCCCCtggatatttttgttgttgctgccacgGCAGCCTGTGGGGTTGGCTGctgcctcctccgttttttgaagggaagaaagggcagggggctttgcACCTCAGGGTGGCTCTCCCGAACCTCtggtggaagtagcatagccccggcccctccctcttctgcggGTGGGACAaccttttctgctcaatggagttgacgggctccgtggtggggtcctccagcagGAGACAGTTGGCGGAGTGTGCAGGCATGGTCGCCCGCTTGGCTGCCTTCAtggagtctgtcagctgctgTGCCAACCTGATTAAgtcctcaaccggcagggtgtacacgtctgtgatctgcccacggacctccggcagCAGCTGCCACAAGAAGATCTCCCTTGgcagactgatttccttgcgcctgccactgctgtcagtctcagggaggaggagttagtcctggagggcgtgccacacttccaagaggtttccctcctgccgggggttgatggcgagggcagctctctcggagaccagcagggagcaggtctcgatgagagtggatttcagttcttggaaggtggcaggtACCGACACCGTCATCAACCAAGGGGTGATCTTCttatatatctcctccgggagggcgttaatggcgatgtccaccttcaacaccttgTCAGTCAGGCCAGCTATTCTGaatgcccctcgaccctgtagaaccaagacactgcgttctccctggtgaaCGGCTGCAGCCTtaagccttatgttaagggccgtctttggttggtccgtcaggggggccgtcgCATGGGGCGGCGGTACCGGTGCAGAGGTGTGCGCGGGAGGGGATTGCAAGAgagaggtgtctgcctccgagaggttcatGATAATTTGTCTCCGTCCATGCTCTTTTTGctctctcacttggagtgtgtgggaacactcacGCCAATACACGCTTGGGGaacgtgccgtgtgggtccgctaatgatgctgggGACCTGCCGACGAGAGTCGGTTAATGCCttaacgctttgttagagcgccatagttagtccgttaggggcgtggattaggttcattgggccaagacttagtcgccgtttgggtccgttattggcttccaggaaccactctgggggtcaccactgtgagagaggtgggaaataatgagcaggaaggcaagtactgctggtttttctatgaaaactagctgcttataaagcaggatgcTGACGcctgcgtagttcgcagagaccgctgatACAAAGATtcacaggtgacctgaggtcaaactaattccttaaaaaacaggacaggttcatacagagaacatagtgatcaacaatgtctgacatataacataaataactcattacttgtacataaaacatgattgtttagaaagacaacaaatacacagtttacaattatgacgataaatatatattctgatcgaccTTAGGGTGAtgaaaaggcaccgcagaaagCGGGATATTCTCTACAGAGAATGTGTTGAGTGGGAACTTTACAAGCTCACAAATACCGATCACTTTCAAGTACTCAAATAGCTCCTACAAATAAAACGACAAACCAAAAGGTGATGGGACATCGCCTTTACTACCTTTCACCCATgataacctgaaataaaaaacagatcataaaagataaaaaactcgACGTATTCAAGAGCTAGTCATAAATAAGAGCTTTTAAAACAGTTTGTGAAGTGACATCATAATAGCAGGCATTgccagttacacacacatatgtatgtgtgtgcgtgtcatacatatatatatatatatatatatatatatatatatatatatatatatatatatatatatatatatatatatatatatatatatatatatactgtatatacatgtataaaataatatatatatatatatatatatatatatatatatatatatatatacacatatatatatatatatatatatatatatatatatatatatatatacacacacacatgtatatacatcatGACATCATGGTTGACACCAGAAACAAACAACAtataagggagagagaaggaggaagagttcAGTAAGAGTAAGACCCGAAGTTGGGATTATAGTGAGATTAAGAGGAGTTGGTGTGAGCAGAGTGTAAGGGTGACGCCCACGTCACGGTAATCTGAACTTAGACTTTTAGCTCTATATATCTGTTTCGAGTCCAGTTTGACTTTCTGAAAGCAGAAATTAACCCAAGTGGGACATTTTATATTACAAAgggataacaaagaaaaaacctgAACACGCATTTTCATCGAGAACCCCAAGAATAAGATTTATGTTCAACTGTTcctacataaaaatataagccAGACACAAAGCAAGATGGCTCCTGGACATGACTACCTTAGACTAGATTAGAAGGCAATCTAGAAAAGTGGTGACAGTGGtaggataagaagaagaattaaatatAGCTTATCACAAAAATCTGCATACCACCTTTCAGCCTCAAGATCAAGTGTAAGGTGCTTTCTTTCTGAATGTTGTAATCAGACAATGTGCGACCAATTTCCAGTGTTTTCCACTGAATTAATTTCCACTCCTGCCATATCGTTAACGATACAACGCTCTgcaaggttacacacacacacagacacacacacacacacacacacacacacagagagagagagagagagagagagagagagagagagagagagagagagagagagaatttccatcgACGCTACACACTACAGACATTCATCAGTGAAGTATATTGCAGAAAGATAATAATTTGAAGAAAGAAGAATTAGTGAATAATGGTGATGGAAGAAGTTAGAAGAAAGATGAAACAGTTGCGAAGACGAATGAACAAACGACCAAAAAGAAATTATCCCTGACAAGGCAAATGCGAAGACTTCTTTTCATGTCTACGCAGTTAACGGCACTTCAGTTCGAAACgggaaaaagtaagaaaacgACTTCctagtatacacatatacacaaagttCTTAAGAGTTGAAATCCTAAAATTGATTTGATATGATACTTTAGATATTTCATTTGAGATACAATCTTACACTCAAATTAAATAGACATACAATTACTAAACATTATTCTACGGTATTTCCTACcttgtattttattgtaatttattttattttaaacagttttttgaGAATTGTTTAAAATCAATGTTGTTTAAATCTGAAGATTTCTATTGGGTGTTTGACCATTTTTTGGGAACATTTCTTTCACAACCCCGTTATGTTTAGGAgtcatatttagttttttattttttttatttttttatttttttagaactgGACTGAAGTTAAGGTTAACTGATATTGATTAGTCAATGTCCAAGAAAAAGTGTCCACGAGCTAAGAAAGCAAAACCCTCTATATTCTGACACGAAGccaaacataaaatttaaagatGACTATATCTTTATCTTCCCCCGACACATCAGCTACAGTTATGCGAATAGCCATATAGTTAAATAttggggaaggaaaggagaacaTGATGCATGCAACTTTGAAAATTGGATTGAACAAGTTGAGACATTTAAATAACACAGGAGGAAAAGACattgaagaataaaatgaagccaaaagttaacttGATTTGTCGACAGGGTATATAGGGTGTTCTGTTCATTCTGATGCCTATAGAAGaattaagaattgggaagaattAAAGCAATTTCTGAGGAAAATATATTCCACTGTAGGTGAAACTGATCCTGTTATCAGCCTCGCAAAAATAGTTCAAAGTTGGAGAGTATACAAAAACTACCTCAGAATGGGTCCCCAGTTATACTCGTATAACCATTTGAATGACTGGGGTCATTCAGTTTCAACCACTCCATGGACAAAAACAGTAGGAAGTGAGCAGGTAATAACAGTTGGAAATTGTCAAAACTTGTTCAGGTTATCCTTATGTTGGGAAGTTTACTGGCAAAGGCTATTGAAAAGATGAACCGTGTTTGGAAGCTAAATGACgtaattgaaataaagaaagaaaggaaatcttAGGTAGAAATCCCAAGGAAATGatctatacagacctttagtcaccacAGGACAAGATAGAAGGGGACACAATAATCAGACCTATGCTGATAGATCTAGGACACCAGCTAGGAATCAGAATAAGAATCTAGGCAACTCATTTCAAGGAAGACCTTCGacagtcacgtgttataactgCCAGAAAAGGGGCCATTATGCAAGTGATTGCAGTGGACCAGCTTAGTGCCCATATCATAAGACGGGAAATAGTGTTCGAGATTATAGGAATAGGCCTAATCCTAGATATAGATCTGTCACAAGGTAGAGGTAGAAATCTTAGTCAGTCTTCACAAGCTAGAAGGAACAGGGATCATGCTACTAACCAAGCTGCAAACTTATGTACCAACAAGATCTAGCAATATCAAATGATTCAACGGTAAATTTTCACACCAGTATCAAGGacatgtaaagtccccgctaagcgggttttctgtgaTGGCGACCCATTTTCTTGAccgctcctaggataacgggtcacgcaggatcagccatacccaatcatttaaactgttttatgtaaatatttacctgttaccaATTTGTACGTTATATGTTTCTTAtgctcaggtatcagaatgtattcaacttcattattgtccatttttgtaactcagcgtgtacttgttcactgtatttattgtcaaatgttattgacctcaggtcaccctggctcTCATTGTACCCCTCGgtgtgacgtcagtctgccgctatataaaccgcctgtgtcctcaataaatcagcagtaattttatcctgctcgtttcttttgcgcCTCTTAAattggtgaccccggagtggacCCCGGAGCCGTTAGCAAACTCACACggcaactcagtcttggctccaggaactacccacgcccctagTGGACTCATGACGGCGCTGTAACcggcgtttgggcgtgctgactcttgtTGAcaaatcaccagtgtcattaacggactcacatgGCGCGCTCCTAAGCACGTATTAACGCAAGTATGCCACTCCAATTAAGAGCATGGAACGAGCATGGACGTGGACATCCCCTCCCACGTTCAGTTAACTGCGAACCTCACGGATTCAGACGTTtacctcccgcccatatcaccCACGCCCTCCTCCACCCCAAGGTTCACGCACTCCTCCACATCGCTGCCCGTGCCCCGCACGCtgccctgcccggcaggacaaacaaaagctgccctcgccataaagctgtcGCCCTTCACTCAGGGAAACCCATCAtcgtggctgtacagggttgagggtcagttcaggctggcggagcTCACGGACGAGGTGCTACAGGCTGACACAGTAattaacgccctgccggaggagatctacaggaatctcctcccgtgggtgtccgccgcacGCTCCCTCACCTACCGCCACCTGAAAACATCCCTCATTGAGACTTGCTCCCTGCCGATTGCCGAGAGGGCCGTCCGTGCCCTTGATCTCATCATTAACCCGCGGCAGGAACAGAGCGTCATTGAGTcgtggggcatgatccaggacctcctcaccctccccgacaCCGAAAGCAATGGCAGGCAGTCcaagatcagcctgtcgagggagattctcctccgccagctcctcctggaggtccggactcagatcctcgagccctacaccatgccACTCGAGGTCTTGATTCGTACGGCACAGCAGCTGACCAACTCcgcaagggcagcgaagcgggcgtCAGCGCCCCCTCACCCCATCAGTTTCATTCAACAGGAGGAAGGTGCAGAGGGGGGGGATAAGTGTCGTCACCAGAAGGCGGCCACTGTATCATCACAAGAGGAACCCActgggcccttgctactaccaccaatggtatggcaaggatgcccggaactgccaacccccgtgCTCATTCGTCCATccaaaaaaacgggggaggcagtggccaacagaacaggccgctatggcaacagaggaacccaggagcctaGAACCATTAGGTTTCTACATCCGCGACACCATCttcggcaggatgatgttggtcgacaccggAGCCGTTAGATCAATAGTTCCGCTGTCCTGGGAGGACCGCAAGCGCTCACCGAACCCGGCTGCCTTCTtgacggccgccaatgggtcctccatcctctcctacggcaccaggctcctgtcgatctccatccttggccggaggtatccttggaacttcatcgtcgcggacgtaaggaccccgctcccGGGAGCGGATTTCCTcacccacttcgggctggcagtcgacgtcagtcgcaagcgcctcctcgataccaactcctgccagtccctcccgttggcaacgggacccatcTGCTCCGTCGTcccccaccagtacgcccagctgctgaaggagttccccgatgtATTCAGGCCTGAGCTCCATCAGGTACCGGAGCAGATCGTCGATGGCGCCCctccagcccatcgccttcttcagcaaaaagttcaaccccgcggagacctgctacagcaccttcgacagggaactctgcccAGTATACCAGGTGGTCCagcacttcaaattcctcctggagggtacgcccttcacaatctacacggaccaccagccgctggtccacgacttcaccaagcagggggacgcatggtcttccaggcagcagcgacacctcgcagccatcgcagagttcacctgctcaatcaaatacctccccagcaggaagaaccctgtagcagacgccctctccagagtcgagctcaacgcagtgcagcttgcgATCAACTACGGGGACCTCGCCCAGGagcaggccgctgacccagagactccagccatCACgcccctgaagtggagggacgtggcCCTCGCCCCCGGGGGTCCAAAACTCCTCTGCTAcgtcagcaccggccagcctcgccccctggtgcccacctcctgccgccgccaggtattcgacgtcattcATGGGCTGTCCCACCACTCCggcaggacgatggccaagctgctgatggagaagttcgtctggcatggagtGCGGAAGAATGCGAGGACCTGGGCAAGACAGTGTcttcggtgccaaaccagcaagataagTCGTCACACCGAGTCCAGAATAGGTGAGTTTCCACAGCAGGGGCGGCGGTTCGGCCACATACACATTGACGTCGTCAGCCCTCTTCCCCCGTCAagcggggccagatatctcctgatgatTGTCGatcgctcaaccaggtggcctgaagcgatgcccatgcaggaagccaccgccagtgcgtgcgccgaggccctcctctccagctggatcagccggttcggcgtcccggaccacataaccaccgacaggggccctgccttcctgtccgggttgtggtccaccctggcatgcctgctggagacatctcaccacaccaccaccgcctacaaccccaaagccaatggcttggtcgagcggttccacaggtccctgaaagcgtccctcatggcccactgcaccgctgaggattggaaataccagctgctgtgggtcctcctcgggctgaggaacCGCCCCCAGAGCTAACAGGAACCCCGTCCACAGCAGAGAAAATCTACAGGGAGCCTCTCATAGTCCCGGGTGAACTGGTTACAGAGGACCTccacaacccatcagtccagaggcttcgcgacatagtcggcaagttcacCCCCTGTAAGCGGACATACACCAACAGGTCAGTCGCCTTCACGCctcccggcttgtcctccaccagtcacgtcttcgtcagggatgactcCGTCCacccaccactgaccaggccctacaggggccccttccgcatgctggagaGGAATAACAAGGCTTTCCAGCTCGCCCTTCATggaaaggacgactgggtgtcggtcaACCGCATCAAGCCCGTcctcctggaggaggaaacaGACGTTACCTCACCACACCCTCCGCCTGAGCAGCCGTCTCTGCAGCTGGGCCGCCGCAGGAGGAGGACACGAGGCCGTCCCCGGAAACATCCGCCCACACccgcagccagccgctcccaAGCACATCGCAACCCCCCGCTAACTTCGCGTAGCTGTGGCACTCTTCAACGTCCCAGCAGATATGTCGATTAAtaagacgttacccacgtcttggggggggggagtatttgtaaagtccctgctaagcgggttttctgtgaTGGTGACCTGTTTTCTTGGCtgctcctaggataacgggtcgtgcaggatcagccatacccaatcatttaaactgttttatgtaaatatttacccgTTTCCAACTTGTACTTTATATGTTTCTTAtgctcaggtatcagaatgtattcaacttcattattgtccatttttgtaacTCAGTGTGTACTTGTTCAtcgtatttattgtcaaatgttattgacctcaggtcaccctggctcTCATTGTactcctcggcgtgacgtcagtccgccgctatataaaccgcctgtgtcctcaataaatcagcagtaactttatcATGCttgtttctttcgcacctcttaaagacATTCCTCCATAACAGAGGAAAAGACCGGAACGTCAAATTTAAGCCAAGTCACGaatgttaataacattaatataggAGATGAATCTAGTTAATAGGCCTGTATTTCACGCATGTGTTGGTTTACAGAAGCCTATTGCTCTATTATTTGATAATCTCTGAAAAGGTATATCAGCACATTTTCCTCATTAGATTTGAACCCATTAGTAAGCTGTAGAACCACAGACGTTCACGGTAACGGAATCAAGACAGTTAAACAAATTGATTTCCCTTTCAAACTAGGAAGAATTTCACTTATGGAGAAGGTTATAGTATTAAGTGGAATACATTTAGCGTTTGCATATTTGTTAATTGGTTATCCAATTACGACTAGACACAGGATCACTACTGATGTGCCGGGAGAGCAGTTAATGATTAAAAGGGGTTATAAGACATCTAGAATACCTCTTTGTAAAATAATTAGACGAAAACAGACTCAACAAAACTCTTTTCTGAAAAGCATTCTAAAGAAAGACAGTACAGAGGAAAAGTATCAATCATGCAGCATGAATTCTCAACAAATCAGTGACAACTTAGAATCTAACCAAGAAACTAAGTGAAAAGTGTGTGGAAGTAAACAACTTAAAAGATCAAGTCAATTAAAGAGTATCATATACCTCGATGTAGGAAGGATGTGAAGCCTTTCTTGAGTTTAGCAGGTTTTTACTGTTAGtgtataaagaattttgcaaccaTCTCTGTTCCATTAACCGAGTTATTAAGGGAACACACACCATTCTTGTGGACAACCAAGGAACAGAAAACATTTGATGAACTGAAAGAAAGACAAACACATTCACCAGCATAGTCTTccagtgtaaggaaggtattgagtgacatactggctgggtgttgtctagtttattggtggttccttactgaatacatGTATAGATTCTTcatggttgttattggctggtgtgagccgcaatgtagtttctacacacagacaagacaaaacagagattatgtttcggacatctgtgcttgtcgacagacaaacagatggtgattgtgagagacataataaacgtacaatgataaaacatataccaatggaaaggtcaggaaattccacatatgagcatttgcatgagattcgagacagattaatgaatacaatgcagtagcgtaatatgtgtgaaatggcgagacatttggcgtcttcacaaacagaaacatacatatagtttgatacagaagattcggtggaacattatgagtacatgatcggaatgcttgcatggcaatgcaagtagtggtgattgtacacgaatcgagacaacaatggttagagagaaatattgacaggaatattgtatggtagaagttgcgttcctttgAGCGATTGCCGCTcacgcacgggagggagagagagagcgggatcctttgttgtcttgttttgtccgatggcagACTCACACGCACGTGTGCCCATAGGaccgccatgcggtcccttacacCAGACTcaggtaaagaattctttttagccaCAGATGCAAGTTCTATTGGTATGGGAGCATGcctaatgcaaagacatgataataAATACCATGCTATAGCTCATTATAGTAGAAAACTGATAGCCACAGAAGAAAACTACTCGGTAACAGAAAAGGAGTCTctagccataatagatgctttaaaacacttcagaTATATCATATTTGGTTATAAGATAACTGTCTTCACACACCATTTTGCTGCagtaaaaatgttc is part of the Macrobrachium rosenbergii isolate ZJJX-2024 chromosome 9, ASM4041242v1, whole genome shotgun sequence genome and encodes:
- the LOC136841921 gene encoding uncharacterized protein is translated as MPAHSANCLLLEDPTTEPVNSIEQKRLSHPQKREGPGLCYFHQRFGRATLRCKAPCPFFPSKNGGGSSQPHRLPWQQQQKYPGGPLPLGFYIRNAISSRMILADAGAMHSVFPPSGEDHRRPPDPTTCLTAVNGSAILSYGTNLLSISTLGQRYSWEFIIVDIRAPLLGADFLAHFSLAVNISHKRLLDTQSCQSLPLSPGPKEPDIFSIMPHQHGSLLKEFLEVFKPELRQMPGTPAKHGIYHHIKMKGTPDAREVLTASPAAPSGGQKGLRRDGKDGHMQIGSQPVPVAPEDIPKTTIVTPFKSREEHLRHIWKVLQRPQESGLVVKFDKCTFGVEKVEFLDHEISLEGIRPMSSKVEAVEKFPTPISIRAAVQHFRFLLEGTPFTIWTNHQPLVHTFMKLGDTWCSRQQRHLAAIAEFTCTIKYLPGRKNLAADALSRIEIDSVQLGIDYEDLAYEQAADPET